A window of Echeneis naucrates chromosome 13, fEcheNa1.1, whole genome shotgun sequence contains these coding sequences:
- the vmp1 gene encoding vacuole membrane protein 1 has protein sequence MEANGASCEQPQKRTGARDKQNGKSADLSIRERRQKDKEERLSLVLWRRPATTLHYFLLETIIKLKEWTLKLWQRRGAVFLFLLLCCVFSIAYYTEGRHQQYVQYLEVKFLWCAYWVGLGILSSVGLGTGLHTFLLYLGPHIASVTLAAYECGSTDFPEPPYPDQIVCPEGETVEGSISLFSIMSKVRLEAFMWGAGTAIGELPPYFMARAARQSGADPDDDDYEEFEEMLEKAEGAQDFVTRAKLGVQHMVQKVGFFGIMACASIPNPLFDLAGITCGHFLVPFWTFFGATLIGKAIIKMHIQKLFVIITFSIHIVEQMVSLIGSVPKVGPSLQKPFSQYLEAQRSKLHHAGGSAPADDNWLSWVFEKVVLVMVAYFVISIINSMAQSYAKRRQQLRHSEEKTK, from the exons ATGGAAGCCAATGGAGCGAGCTGTGAACAGCCTCAGAAACGCACAGGAGCGAGAGACAAACAGAATGGCAAGTCTGCAG ACTTGTCGATaagggagaggagacagaaagataaaGAGGAGCGTCTGTCTCTGGTGTTATGGAGGAGGCCTGCCACCACATTACATTACTTCCTCTTGGAGACCATTATCAAGCTAAAGGAGTGGACGCTTAA GCTTTGGCAGCGACGAGGTGCGGTGTTCTTATTTCTgctgttatgttgtgttttctccatcGCCTACTACACTGAGGGAAGACACCAGCAA TATGTTCAGTACCTGGAGGTGAAGTTTCTATGGTGTGCCTACTGGGTAGGCCTTGGGATCCTCTCCTCAGTAGGCCTTGGGACTGGCCTGCATACCTTTCTTCTCTATCTG GGTCCTCACATAGCCTCAGTAACCCTGGCTGCATATGAGTGTGGCTCCACAGACTTTCCAGAGCCTCCATACCCAGACCAGATTGTCTGTCCCGAAGGGGAGACGGTGGAAGGCAGCATCTCCCTCTTCTCAATCATGTCGAAGGTCCGCCTGGAGGCCTTCATGTGG GGTGCAGGTACCGCCATTGGTGAGTTGCCTCCATACTTCATGGCCAGGGCAGCTCGTCAGTCAGGAGCTGATCCAGATGACGATGACTATGAGGAGTTTGAGGAGATGCTGGAAAAGGCAGAAGGTGCTCAG GATTTTGTCACACGGGCCAAACTGGGAGTTCAACATATGGTGCAGAAAGTTGGATTCTTTGGGATCATGGCCTGTGCCTCA atcCCTAATCCTCTCTTTGACCTAGCTGGAATAACCTGTGGTCATTTTCTGGTTCCCTTCTGGACCTTCTTTGGAGCAACTCTAATTGGGAAAGCCATCATCAAGATGCATATACAG AAACTATTTGTTATCATCACCTTCAGTATACACATAGTTGAGCAAATGGTGTCGCTCATCGG GTCTGTGCCCAAAGTAGGACCATCACTCCAGAAGCCGTTCAGTCAGTACCTGGAAGCCCAGAGGAGCAAACTGCACCATGCTGGAGGAAGTGCACCAGCG GATGACAACTGGTTGTCGTGGGTGTTTGAGAAAGTGGTGCTAGTCATGGTGGCCTACTTTGTCATCTCCATCATCAACTCCATGGCTCAGAGTTACGCCAAGCGGCGGCAGCAGCTGAGGCACTCAGAGGAAAAAACCAAGTGA